Below is a window of Nitrospirota bacterium DNA.
GCGGACAAAATTCATAAGGAGGATTACCAACATATTTCATAACTTTATTTATCTGTCTCTTTCTTTTATCGCAACTACGGTCTTCGGCTATGTGTTTCATGCGGTTGTCAGCAGACAGCTCGGGCCTGCCGTATATGCAGAGTTCAGTGTTCTTTACGCCCTGATGATTGCGCTGTCAAGACCTGTAAATATTTTAAGCGGGGCCGTCACACGAGTTGCAGTAACAGGCAGGGCTACAGGCGTTGCTTTTGAGGAAATAAAAAGCTTTTCCCTCAGACTGGGTTTTCTTCTGGCATTAGCCGTTGGTTTGGGCCCTGTGATTTTATCTCCTTTAATCAGTGGCTTTTTAAAAGCAGGTAATCTGCCAATATTTATTTCAGTCGGACTGGCACTATTCATCTGGAGCTTCACAGGAGTCCTGCGGGGTCTGTTTTCCTCGGTTGAGGCCTTTGGCGTGCTTTCTTACACCGCCGCCGCTGAGCTTTTCATAAGGGCCGTCTGCGGCATAGGGCTCGTGCTTTGGGGCCTTAAGGTATTCGGGGCCATAGCCTCTTCGGTTTTTGGCGCCTCCGCCGTCTTTATCTTTCTTTATGCAAAGAGAAAATACCTCATTGACGCCTACAATGAACGGCTGAGGCAGGGCGCACCTGAATCAGGCTTTAAAAATATAACTGCAAAGGTTTTTTTTATTGCCTTACCCGTAGGTTTTTTCCTTGAGCTTGATATGCTTCTTGCTAAGAGATTCTTCATGCCTGAGGATGCAGGCATATATGCGGCGGCAGCTTTAATCGGGAAAGGACTGCTTGCGTTTTCCATGATAGCCTCGGCAGTTGTCTATCCAAAACTCATAGAGGAGCGGCTGAACAAAAAGGGGCTGCTCGCATTTCTCTGGGGCTTAGGCA
It encodes the following:
- a CDS encoding oligosaccharide flippase family protein, yielding MRRITNIFHNFIYLSLSFIATTVFGYVFHAVVSRQLGPAVYAEFSVLYALMIALSRPVNILSGAVTRVAVTGRATGVAFEEIKSFSLRLGFLLALAVGLGPVILSPLISGFLKAGNLPIFISVGLALFIWSFTGVLRGLFSSVEAFGVLSYTAAAELFIRAVCGIGLVLWGLKVFGAIASSVFGASAVFIFLYAKRKYLIDAYNERLRQGAPESGFKNITAKVFFIALPVGFFLELDMLLAKRFFMPEDAGIYAAAALIGKGLLAFSMIASAVVYPKLIEERLNKKGLLAFLWGLGITVILFISGYAFLKLFGKPAVGLLFGDKYHGVIEIVPVYAYSIIPLAIHLQITNFKGAIGGWVEGAWLWLLLA